From Microbacterium croceum, a single genomic window includes:
- a CDS encoding YciI family protein, with protein MTKFLISFPSAAMQVAEEDFPTVVAESHAVIAEAKAAGVYVFGGGIAEEIDPVLVAVDGTVQKTTYPGSELTGGFTVLELPTREDAVEWAHKIAAACRCAQELREFGFDPDS; from the coding sequence ATGACAAAGTTCCTCATCTCATTCCCGAGTGCAGCCATGCAGGTCGCCGAGGAGGACTTCCCGACCGTCGTGGCCGAGTCCCATGCGGTGATCGCCGAGGCCAAAGCGGCCGGCGTCTACGTCTTCGGCGGGGGCATCGCCGAGGAGATCGACCCCGTGCTGGTCGCGGTCGACGGCACCGTCCAGAAGACCACGTATCCGGGCAGCGAGCTCACCGGCGGCTTCACCGTGCTCGAGCTGCCGACCCGTGAGGACGCCGTCGAGTGGGCGCACAAGATCGCCGCGGCGTGCCGGTGCGCGCAGGAACTCCGCGAGTTCGGCTTCGACCCGGATAGCTGA
- a CDS encoding helix-turn-helix domain-containing protein, which translates to MVRMPLTPAELERGERLGALLRRARGERSMLSVALDAGVSPETLRKIESGRVATPAFSTIAAIAGVLEISLDALWAEIGTDAVGLTTGRERIAS; encoded by the coding sequence ATGGTTCGGATGCCGCTCACCCCCGCCGAGCTCGAACGCGGCGAGCGCCTGGGCGCCCTGCTGCGCCGCGCGCGCGGGGAGCGGTCGATGCTGAGCGTCGCGCTCGACGCCGGGGTCTCACCCGAGACGCTGCGCAAGATCGAGTCAGGGCGGGTCGCGACTCCGGCGTTCTCGACGATCGCCGCGATCGCCGGAGTGCTCGAGATCTCGCTGGATGCCCTGTGGGCCGAGATCGGAACGGATGCCGTCGGCCTCACGACCGGTCGGGAGCGGATCGCCTCGTAG
- a CDS encoding SDR family NAD(P)-dependent oxidoreductase, whose product MSFDFRGTVVVVTGGAGDIARAFSARAAAAGAILALVDRRADPLQAAVDALPGVGHTAHLCDLTDEAAVRSLVDEIAQLHDRIDVLVNNVGMTSSERFDQRSVDSIRQEIEVNLLSPLVLTRLAVPLLHRSVDARVATTVSLGGIFPLGETPIYTASKFGLRGAMLSISLDLRARGITAGSVLPSATDTRMLRQEAIDGGNSLQFQDKPQPPDAVAKALVSLLDRPRLEVYPRRSESVLVRVAMLFPNALPRLMTLFRRRGERGMATYLRHLENAGHIVRRDGAPELVEPR is encoded by the coding sequence ATGAGCTTCGACTTCCGCGGCACGGTCGTCGTCGTCACCGGCGGGGCGGGTGACATCGCCCGCGCCTTCAGCGCACGGGCGGCCGCCGCCGGCGCCATCCTCGCCCTGGTCGACCGGCGCGCCGATCCCCTGCAGGCGGCGGTCGACGCGCTGCCGGGCGTCGGCCACACCGCCCACCTCTGCGATCTGACCGACGAGGCCGCCGTGCGATCCCTGGTCGACGAGATCGCCCAACTGCACGACCGCATCGACGTGCTGGTCAACAACGTCGGCATGACCAGCTCCGAGCGCTTCGACCAGCGCAGCGTCGACAGCATCCGTCAGGAGATCGAGGTCAACCTGCTCTCACCGCTGGTGCTGACCAGGCTCGCGGTGCCGTTGCTGCATCGCTCCGTCGATGCGCGCGTGGCGACCACGGTGTCTCTGGGCGGCATCTTCCCACTCGGGGAGACACCGATCTACACCGCGAGCAAGTTCGGGCTGCGCGGGGCGATGCTCTCGATCAGCCTCGATCTGCGCGCGCGGGGGATCACGGCCGGGTCGGTCCTCCCCTCCGCGACCGATACCCGGATGCTGCGCCAGGAAGCCATCGACGGCGGCAACTCCCTGCAGTTCCAGGACAAACCTCAACCGCCGGACGCGGTGGCGAAGGCGCTGGTGTCACTGCTGGACCGCCCGCGGCTGGAGGTCTACCCCCGGCGCAGCGAGTCGGTGCTGGTACGCGTCGCGATGCTGTTCCCCAACGCGCTGCCGCGCCTGATGACGCTGTTCCGACGACGCGGCGAGCGCGGCATGGCGACCTATCTGCGGCACCTCGAGAACGCAGGACACATCGTGCGCCGTGATGGTGCACCCGAACTGGTGGAGCCCCGATGA
- a CDS encoding AraC family transcriptional regulator, which produces MSPLVIPPTPSATINPHVIRYLVKDAERRGISLERPLREAGLTPDVLDAPSLRVSFRQGSAVIDAALRLFDDPAAGLVVGGSQPITASGVLGLGMMSSPRIVDAIHLGLRFQNLAGSMVRWSTSTRGDLLSVTAEVTGGEERVSAFLIDEGFANITRMARDVTGSGFHPVRVELARPAPTDAARYGRWFGAPVEFGAARNAWTLSEEQWRLPSPFADAWTLRGALALLEEESAGVVDRQELVAVLAARIDADLPEIAPLGAHARALALSERTLRRRLTDVQATYSALVDDVRRRAVTRMLTQGALSVNDVAAAAGYGDDRSLRRATRRWFGCSPATMRERLQSGH; this is translated from the coding sequence GTGTCCCCCCTCGTGATCCCTCCGACACCGTCGGCCACGATCAACCCCCACGTCATCCGCTATCTCGTGAAGGATGCCGAGCGCCGCGGGATCTCGCTCGAGCGCCCGCTGCGCGAGGCCGGACTGACGCCCGACGTGCTCGATGCTCCGTCGCTGCGGGTCTCGTTCCGTCAGGGCAGTGCCGTGATCGACGCCGCGCTGCGTCTCTTCGACGACCCCGCCGCCGGACTGGTGGTCGGTGGGTCGCAGCCGATCACGGCATCCGGCGTGCTGGGTCTGGGGATGATGAGCAGCCCGCGCATCGTCGACGCGATCCATCTCGGACTCCGCTTCCAGAACCTGGCCGGGTCGATGGTGCGCTGGTCGACGAGCACACGCGGCGACCTGCTGTCGGTGACTGCGGAGGTCACCGGCGGCGAGGAACGCGTGAGCGCATTCCTGATCGACGAGGGATTCGCGAACATCACCCGCATGGCCCGCGATGTCACCGGGTCGGGCTTCCATCCGGTGCGCGTCGAGCTCGCCCGGCCGGCCCCGACGGATGCCGCCAGATACGGCCGCTGGTTCGGCGCGCCGGTCGAGTTCGGCGCTGCCCGCAACGCCTGGACGCTCTCGGAGGAGCAGTGGCGACTGCCGAGCCCGTTCGCCGACGCCTGGACATTGCGCGGCGCCCTCGCCCTGCTGGAGGAGGAATCGGCCGGAGTCGTCGATCGCCAGGAGCTCGTCGCCGTGCTGGCGGCACGCATCGACGCGGACCTGCCGGAGATAGCGCCCTTGGGCGCGCATGCGCGCGCGTTGGCGCTGAGCGAGCGGACGCTGCGCCGCCGTCTCACCGACGTGCAGGCGACGTACTCCGCGCTGGTCGACGACGTGCGGCGGCGCGCGGTGACGCGGATGCTCACGCAGGGCGCGCTCTCGGTGAACGATGTCGCCGCGGCCGCGGGGTACGGGGACGATCGCTCCTTGCGCCGCGCCACCCGCCGATGGTTCGGATGCTCGCCGGCGACCATGCGCGAAAGATTGCAATCCGGCCACTGA
- a CDS encoding glycosyltransferase family A protein produces the protein MVSPESELHEPSASVRVSVVVPVFRPGPTFDDLIASFDRQTLPATAFEVLLCDDGSGQETHARLTEVARTRPNVRVLDLPHSGWPGTPRNRGVEAARGTYVQFVDQDDWLFDGALEKLCDYADLHGSDVVVGREVGIGRDLPSRIFRRDIPRAKLGSDPLLEMLTPHKLFRTAFLRENGIRFPDGKVRLEDHLFVMQAYFAATTISILASEPCYAWVKQPGSASSSRIDPESYFPHLEAVLDLVEAHTEPGRLRDRLLRHWYRGKILNRLAGRRMVKYPDAYRERLLRVVAPLVQRRFGPGVDGGLAFPHRIRSGLLRAGRWEDLVRFARFETDMECRATVTSAAWSRGGGLHLTLRVTITHDGHDALVFETTSAGAERLVSVPWLADLPSDALVAGHEFDNDRVELVLSDIVSGDSEGGERSLARQRQPDLGAVAVAIDPLKTFGPTDALRSARLTAKVRRAGWTFDVPVHADPETLARAGRSPFLAGRPCELVATDDGGVELRREWPGGRLRDSAGRTMRRWRARRK, from the coding sequence ATGGTGTCCCCAGAGTCTGAGCTTCACGAGCCGTCCGCGTCCGTCCGAGTGAGTGTGGTGGTCCCGGTGTTCCGCCCCGGCCCCACCTTCGACGATCTGATCGCCTCATTCGACCGGCAGACGCTCCCGGCCACCGCGTTCGAAGTGCTGCTGTGCGATGACGGTTCCGGCCAGGAGACGCACGCGCGGCTGACCGAGGTCGCGCGCACCCGGCCGAACGTCCGCGTGCTGGATCTGCCGCACTCCGGTTGGCCGGGAACACCGCGCAACCGCGGAGTCGAGGCCGCCCGCGGCACCTACGTGCAGTTCGTCGATCAGGATGACTGGCTCTTCGACGGCGCGCTCGAGAAGCTGTGCGACTACGCCGACCTGCACGGGTCGGATGTGGTCGTCGGACGCGAGGTCGGGATCGGACGCGACCTGCCCTCGCGGATCTTCCGCCGCGACATCCCCCGCGCGAAGCTGGGCAGCGACCCGCTGCTGGAGATGCTCACGCCGCACAAGCTGTTCCGCACGGCGTTCCTGCGTGAGAACGGCATCCGCTTCCCCGACGGGAAGGTGCGGCTGGAAGACCACCTCTTCGTGATGCAGGCGTACTTCGCGGCCACGACGATCTCGATCCTGGCGAGCGAGCCCTGCTACGCCTGGGTCAAGCAACCGGGAAGCGCCAGTTCGTCGCGCATCGATCCGGAGTCGTACTTCCCGCACCTGGAGGCCGTGCTCGACCTGGTCGAGGCGCACACCGAACCCGGCCGACTGCGCGACCGACTGCTGCGGCACTGGTATCGGGGGAAGATCCTGAACCGGCTCGCGGGGCGCCGCATGGTGAAGTATCCCGACGCCTACCGCGAGCGCCTGCTCCGCGTGGTCGCCCCGCTGGTGCAGAGGAGGTTCGGGCCCGGTGTCGACGGCGGTCTGGCATTCCCGCACCGCATCCGCTCTGGGCTGCTCCGCGCAGGCCGGTGGGAGGACCTCGTGCGCTTCGCGCGGTTCGAGACCGACATGGAGTGCCGGGCGACGGTGACCTCGGCCGCCTGGTCGCGCGGCGGAGGACTGCATCTCACGCTCCGGGTGACGATCACGCACGACGGTCACGATGCGCTGGTCTTCGAGACGACCAGCGCCGGCGCGGAGCGACTCGTGTCGGTGCCCTGGCTCGCAGATCTGCCGTCGGATGCGCTCGTCGCCGGCCACGAGTTCGACAACGATCGTGTCGAGCTCGTGCTGTCCGACATCGTGTCGGGGGACTCCGAAGGGGGCGAGCGGTCACTGGCGCGTCAGCGGCAGCCCGATCTGGGCGCCGTCGCCGTGGCGATCGACCCGCTGAAGACGTTCGGGCCGACGGATGCTCTGCGCAGCGCGCGCCTGACCGCGAAGGTGCGGCGCGCAGGATGGACCTTCGACGTGCCGGTGCACGCCGACCCCGAGACGCTCGCCCGCGCCGGCCGTTCGCCGTTCCTCGCCGGCCGCCCGTGCGAACTCGTCGCCACGGATGACGGGGGCGTCGAGCTGCGGCGCGAGTGGCCGGGCGGACGCCTGAGGGATTCTGCCGGTCGCACGATGCGGCGCTGGCGCGCGCGACGGAAGTAG
- a CDS encoding HNH endonuclease: MSKLLALHDAVLRLDAAWADADDALELTRKQLIGVHEAIGALQRQLDAVHADVAAGIARESRPELGADGLAKQQGYRSPAKLIAATTGISTGDAARLVAVGEATAPRSDLLGARLPAKYPAVRAALDSGAIGAQAAALIVALLDRCRVAAGVERIAEGERMLAEAAPGLALDDLRKLIVRAEAWLDPDGVEPRADEQRGARSLTMFERNGMLHLDAKLDVETAAPIVAAIRGYVTAAFAARAEAPDPESPDADRRTVAMIQADGLAVFCAHALGCTAERLPLAGATVIVRIGLDALESGTGSAAIDGIDQPISVAAARRMAAGGGVIPCVLGGESEILDWGREKRLFTRAQRRALVERDGGCAMCGLPPEMTKAHHIRWWRRDHGPTDLANGVLLCETCHHRIHDNDWEIRIDGAGVTARVWFVPPRYVDPARTPRLGGRARFDIAA, encoded by the coding sequence ATGTCCAAACTCCTCGCTCTGCACGACGCGGTCCTCCGCCTCGATGCCGCGTGGGCAGATGCGGATGACGCGCTCGAGCTGACGCGGAAACAGCTCATCGGGGTCCACGAGGCGATCGGAGCGCTGCAGCGTCAGCTCGATGCGGTGCATGCGGACGTGGCTGCGGGTATCGCGCGGGAGTCTCGTCCTGAACTCGGCGCCGATGGCCTGGCCAAGCAACAGGGATACCGTTCTCCCGCCAAGCTCATCGCCGCGACCACGGGTATCTCGACCGGAGACGCCGCGCGACTGGTCGCGGTGGGCGAGGCGACGGCTCCGCGCAGCGACCTTCTGGGAGCTCGCCTGCCGGCGAAGTATCCCGCTGTGCGTGCCGCACTCGATTCCGGGGCGATCGGCGCCCAGGCTGCCGCGTTGATCGTCGCTCTTCTCGACCGATGCCGCGTCGCGGCCGGTGTCGAGCGCATCGCGGAGGGAGAGCGGATGCTGGCAGAAGCCGCCCCCGGTCTCGCGCTCGACGACCTGCGCAAGCTCATCGTGCGGGCGGAGGCGTGGTTGGATCCGGATGGGGTCGAACCGCGCGCCGACGAGCAGCGTGGTGCACGGTCGCTCACGATGTTCGAGCGGAACGGGATGCTGCACCTCGACGCGAAGCTCGATGTCGAGACGGCGGCTCCGATCGTCGCTGCCATCCGCGGATATGTCACCGCGGCATTCGCGGCGCGCGCAGAAGCTCCCGATCCCGAATCGCCGGATGCTGATCGTCGCACGGTCGCGATGATCCAGGCCGATGGCCTCGCCGTCTTCTGCGCCCACGCGCTCGGTTGCACGGCGGAGCGGCTCCCGTTGGCCGGAGCGACGGTCATCGTCCGCATCGGCCTCGATGCACTGGAGTCCGGAACGGGTTCCGCGGCGATCGACGGCATCGACCAGCCCATCAGCGTTGCGGCGGCCCGCCGGATGGCGGCCGGAGGTGGCGTGATCCCCTGTGTGCTCGGCGGTGAGAGCGAGATCCTCGACTGGGGTCGGGAGAAGCGCCTCTTCACCCGCGCGCAACGACGGGCGCTGGTGGAACGTGACGGAGGATGTGCGATGTGCGGGCTGCCGCCCGAGATGACCAAAGCGCATCACATCCGATGGTGGAGGCGAGATCACGGGCCGACCGATCTTGCCAACGGCGTTCTGCTCTGCGAGACATGTCACCACCGCATCCATGACAACGACTGGGAGATCCGTATCGACGGCGCAGGTGTCACCGCGCGGGTCTGGTTCGTGCCACCTCGGTATGTCGATCCCGCGCGAACGCCACGGCTGGGCGGTCGCGCCCGCTTCGACATCGCCGCCTGA
- a CDS encoding aldehyde dehydrogenase family protein, with the protein MMPTTDTLVIRNPADGAELARIPVTAASEVAWHTADALEVHRSGVWSSAPPRARAAALLRLADLMQRDAETLARLDSEDAGKPITECRENDVPGAIESIRWFAEALDKQYGRVSTTSSDVLAFTEREPFGVVAAILPWNYPLAMACWKLGPALAVGNALILKPADATPRSTLHLAALAEEAGIPPGVLRVLPGTGAETGAALAADPIVEAISFTGSTTTGRKILTAAAATNLKRVSLELGGKSPQVLMADALAFGDHLIDGLIEAAFLTAGQNCTAGSRILVHESIHDEIVDRLSRAAAELTVGDPSDAATQIGPVIDAVAADRILGAIDTAVADGARIATGGVEVPVVQGGRYIAPTVLTELPANAEVLRTEIFGPVVTVQRFGTRDEAIALANAVDYGLAASVWTKDIDDALAVARGIRAGLVSVGTYSEGDMTVPFGGWRQSGFGGAEKSLQAFAQWSREKAIWVQSA; encoded by the coding sequence ATGATGCCGACGACGGACACCCTGGTCATACGCAACCCCGCGGATGGTGCTGAGCTCGCCCGGATTCCGGTCACCGCCGCGAGCGAGGTCGCATGGCACACCGCTGACGCCCTCGAAGTGCACCGTTCGGGCGTCTGGTCGAGCGCACCGCCGCGGGCGCGCGCGGCTGCACTGCTGCGCCTGGCCGATCTGATGCAGCGCGATGCCGAGACGCTGGCCCGCCTCGACAGCGAGGACGCCGGCAAGCCGATCACCGAGTGCCGGGAGAACGACGTACCCGGGGCGATCGAGTCGATCCGCTGGTTCGCCGAGGCGCTCGACAAGCAGTATGGACGCGTATCGACCACGTCGTCCGACGTGCTGGCCTTCACCGAACGCGAGCCGTTCGGTGTCGTCGCGGCCATCCTGCCGTGGAACTACCCGCTGGCGATGGCCTGCTGGAAGCTCGGCCCGGCCCTGGCGGTCGGCAACGCGCTCATCCTCAAACCCGCGGATGCGACGCCGCGCTCGACACTGCACCTCGCGGCCCTCGCCGAGGAGGCGGGCATCCCGCCCGGTGTGCTGCGGGTGCTCCCCGGCACCGGGGCAGAGACCGGGGCCGCCCTGGCGGCGGATCCGATCGTCGAGGCGATCTCGTTCACCGGCTCCACGACGACAGGCCGCAAGATCCTCACGGCAGCTGCTGCCACCAACCTCAAGCGCGTCAGCCTCGAGCTCGGCGGCAAGAGCCCGCAGGTGCTGATGGCCGATGCGCTCGCTTTCGGAGACCACCTCATCGACGGCCTCATCGAGGCCGCGTTCCTCACTGCGGGGCAGAACTGCACCGCCGGTTCGCGCATCCTCGTGCACGAGTCGATCCACGACGAGATCGTCGACCGGCTCAGCCGGGCCGCCGCGGAACTGACCGTGGGGGACCCGTCCGACGCGGCCACCCAGATCGGACCGGTGATCGATGCGGTGGCCGCCGACCGCATCCTGGGGGCGATCGACACCGCCGTCGCCGACGGCGCCCGCATCGCCACCGGCGGCGTCGAGGTGCCGGTCGTCCAGGGCGGTCGTTACATCGCGCCGACCGTGCTGACGGAGCTGCCCGCGAATGCGGAGGTCCTGCGCACCGAGATCTTCGGCCCGGTGGTCACGGTGCAGCGGTTCGGTACACGCGACGAGGCGATCGCCCTCGCGAACGCCGTCGACTACGGACTCGCGGCATCCGTCTGGACCAAGGACATCGATGATGCGCTTGCCGTGGCCCGCGGCATCCGCGCCGGGCTCGTCTCGGTCGGCACCTACAGCGAGGGCGACATGACCGTGCCGTTCGGAGGATGGCGTCAGTCGGGATTCGGCGGCGCCGAGAAGTCGCTGCAGGCGTTCGCGCAGTGGAGCCGCGAGAAGGCGATCTGGGTGCAGAGCGCCTAG
- a CDS encoding flavin-containing monooxygenase has protein sequence MPSPVCIIGAGPAGLAVARALTERGIDYVHLERHTSAGGAWDIDNPGGPMYESAHFISSRTVSGFSGYPMPDDYPDYPGHAQILRYLRAFADAYGLTPRIRFGTEVAGIARDGAEWRVTTAAGEESLHQSVIVCTGSQWHPSIPEVPGTFDGEIRHSQSFRSASEFAGRRVLIVGGGNSACDIACDAARTADAASISMRRGYWFIPKHVFGVPSDIVGGKGSFLPKRLERALLQPMLRLLVGDPTRLGLQKPDHKLFETHPVLNSQLLHYLQHGDITARPGIRHAAGRTVYFTDGTSDQFDLILMATGYRHRVPVAQEFFGDEQHPDLYLNFASREHSGLFGVGFIETNSGAYQLFDQQAHLIAAFLADGARGGAAASRFRQRIRTDDPDMSNGLRFDSSPRHRGYVDADAYAKYLRSLSRELGWPLQSPPFSAARSGTQAAVPA, from the coding sequence ATGCCCTCCCCTGTCTGCATCATCGGCGCCGGCCCCGCCGGCCTCGCCGTCGCCCGCGCACTCACCGAGCGCGGCATCGACTACGTGCACCTCGAACGACACACCTCCGCCGGAGGAGCTTGGGACATCGACAACCCCGGCGGCCCCATGTACGAGTCGGCGCACTTCATCTCCAGCCGGACCGTCTCCGGGTTCAGCGGCTACCCCATGCCCGACGACTACCCCGACTACCCCGGTCATGCGCAGATCCTGCGCTACCTGCGCGCCTTCGCCGACGCCTACGGGCTCACACCGCGCATCCGCTTCGGCACCGAGGTCGCCGGCATCGCTCGCGACGGCGCGGAGTGGCGCGTCACGACCGCCGCCGGCGAGGAGTCGCTGCATCAGAGCGTGATCGTCTGCACCGGATCGCAGTGGCACCCGAGCATCCCCGAGGTGCCTGGCACCTTCGACGGAGAGATCCGCCACAGTCAGAGCTTCCGCTCGGCGTCGGAGTTCGCGGGCAGACGCGTGCTCATCGTCGGGGGCGGCAACTCCGCCTGCGACATCGCGTGCGACGCCGCGCGCACGGCGGATGCCGCGAGCATCAGCATGCGCCGCGGGTACTGGTTCATCCCGAAGCACGTGTTCGGGGTGCCCAGCGACATCGTGGGCGGGAAGGGGTCGTTCCTTCCGAAGCGGCTCGAACGCGCGCTGCTGCAGCCCATGCTGCGGCTGCTCGTCGGCGACCCCACCCGCCTGGGACTGCAGAAGCCCGACCACAAGCTGTTCGAGACGCATCCCGTGCTCAACTCGCAGCTCCTGCACTATCTGCAGCACGGCGACATCACCGCCCGCCCCGGCATCCGGCACGCCGCCGGCCGCACCGTGTACTTCACGGACGGCACCTCGGACCAGTTCGACCTGATCCTGATGGCGACGGGCTATCGGCATCGCGTGCCGGTCGCGCAGGAGTTCTTCGGCGACGAGCAGCACCCCGACCTGTACCTGAACTTCGCGTCGCGGGAGCACAGCGGACTGTTCGGGGTGGGCTTCATCGAGACGAACAGCGGCGCATACCAGCTGTTCGACCAGCAGGCGCACCTGATCGCCGCCTTCCTGGCAGACGGTGCACGCGGAGGCGCGGCCGCGAGCCGCTTCCGGCAGCGGATCCGCACCGACGACCCCGACATGTCGAACGGGCTGCGGTTCGACTCCTCGCCGCGCCATCGCGGCTACGTCGACGCCGATGCCTACGCCAAGTACCTGCGCTCGCTCTCCCGCGAGCTCGGATGGCCGCTGCAGTCACCACCGTTCTCGGCGGCACGATCCGGCACCCAGGCGGCGGTGCCGGCATGA
- the map gene encoding type I methionyl aminopeptidase, with the protein MIEILTPAELDRARETGALVGTILQTMKERATVGVNLLDIDRWTKQMIEDAGAVSCYVDYAPSFGRGPFGHYICTAVNDAVLHGLPHDYVLRDGDLLTLDLAVTLRGISADAAISFVVGETRAPEDLAMIDATERALAAGIAAARPKARIGDISRAIGTVLRGAGYPINLEFGGHGIGSTMHQDPHIANDGRPGRGYILRPGLLLAIEPWVMADTDELVTDDDGWTLRSATGARTAHTEHTIAITEKGAEILTLPRG; encoded by the coding sequence ATGATCGAGATCCTGACCCCTGCTGAGTTGGACCGCGCCCGCGAGACGGGGGCGCTCGTCGGCACCATCCTGCAGACGATGAAGGAGCGCGCCACGGTCGGAGTGAACCTGCTCGACATCGACAGGTGGACGAAGCAGATGATCGAGGATGCCGGCGCCGTCTCCTGCTACGTCGACTACGCGCCCTCGTTCGGCCGCGGGCCCTTCGGCCACTACATCTGCACGGCCGTGAACGACGCCGTGCTGCACGGGCTCCCTCACGACTATGTGCTCCGCGACGGCGACCTGCTCACGCTCGACCTGGCCGTCACGCTCCGCGGTATCTCGGCCGATGCCGCGATCAGCTTCGTGGTCGGCGAGACCCGCGCACCCGAAGACCTCGCCATGATCGACGCGACCGAGCGCGCGCTCGCCGCAGGTATCGCCGCGGCCCGTCCGAAGGCGCGCATCGGCGACATCTCCCGCGCGATCGGCACCGTGCTGCGCGGTGCCGGCTACCCGATCAACCTCGAGTTCGGCGGGCACGGCATCGGCTCGACCATGCACCAGGACCCGCACATCGCGAACGACGGACGCCCCGGGCGCGGCTACATCCTGCGCCCCGGTCTGCTGCTCGCGATCGAGCCGTGGGTCATGGCCGACACCGACGAGCTCGTGACGGATGACGACGGCTGGACCCTCCGCAGCGCGACCGGCGCCCGCACCGCGCACACCGAGCACACGATCGCGATCACCGAGAAGGGCGCGGAGATCCTGACCCTGCCGCGGGGCTGA
- a CDS encoding alpha/beta hydrolase yields the protein MAATLTAQQRIIRSVIKTLGALPEPAQRLIAGRPVQIDGQALLTEVQMALRLLNALPGSSFEELPLADARAQVDAEALIFGDREHVDIAEDLRFPTRGGTIGARRYQRSATERPWGAVTYFHGGGWVVGGLTSTDAVCRFLAARTGLEVYSIDYRLAPEHPFPAAVHDAVDAYRWVRARTAPELPVAVAGDSAGGNLSAVVCAETREDAAAPPDFQLLFFPVADASRRTRSYELFADGYFLTAAQMEWYIDHYLPDPADRTDPRASPLFADLTGQPPAHVAISGFDVLRDEGLAYAEALRAAGVPTTTQLVEGHIHAFVNATGVGRHSSRALAEAAAALVRGMQRAPRRLPPHAQG from the coding sequence ATGGCGGCGACGCTCACGGCGCAACAGCGCATCATCCGATCCGTGATCAAGACCCTCGGGGCGCTCCCCGAACCGGCCCAGCGACTGATCGCGGGGAGGCCGGTGCAGATCGACGGGCAGGCATTGCTCACCGAGGTGCAGATGGCGTTGCGCCTGCTCAACGCGCTTCCCGGTTCGAGCTTCGAAGAGCTGCCGCTGGCGGATGCCCGGGCTCAGGTCGATGCGGAGGCACTGATCTTCGGGGATCGCGAGCACGTCGACATCGCCGAGGACCTGCGCTTCCCGACACGCGGAGGGACCATCGGCGCCCGCCGCTATCAGCGTTCGGCGACCGAGCGGCCGTGGGGCGCGGTGACCTACTTCCACGGCGGCGGATGGGTGGTCGGCGGTCTGACCTCGACCGATGCGGTGTGTCGTTTCCTCGCAGCCCGCACGGGCCTGGAGGTGTACTCGATCGACTATCGCCTCGCGCCCGAGCATCCTTTCCCCGCCGCCGTCCACGATGCGGTCGACGCCTATCGCTGGGTGCGCGCACGGACCGCGCCCGAGTTGCCGGTGGCCGTCGCCGGCGACAGTGCGGGGGGAAACCTCAGCGCCGTCGTGTGCGCCGAGACCCGGGAGGATGCGGCGGCGCCCCCCGACTTCCAGCTGCTCTTCTTCCCGGTCGCCGATGCCTCGCGCCGCACCCGCTCCTACGAGCTGTTCGCCGACGGCTACTTCCTCACCGCGGCGCAGATGGAGTGGTACATCGACCACTACCTTCCCGACCCTGCGGACCGCACCGACCCGCGGGCCTCGCCGCTGTTCGCGGACCTGACCGGACAGCCGCCCGCGCATGTGGCGATCTCGGGCTTCGACGTGCTCCGCGATGAGGGGCTGGCCTATGCCGAAGCGCTGCGTGCCGCGGGGGTGCCCACCACGACGCAACTGGTCGAGGGCCACATCCATGCCTTCGTCAACGCGACGGGAGTCGGCCGTCACAGCTCCCGCGCGCTGGCGGAGGCGGCCGCGGCGCTGGTCCGCGGCATGCAGCGCGCGCCGC